In one window of Gouania willdenowi chromosome 8, fGouWil2.1, whole genome shotgun sequence DNA:
- the pik3r6b gene encoding phosphoinositide 3-kinase regulatory subunit 6, translating into MDNPTDDMTLQEINTLFGDLDSDGFQKGILTWILQKKLDVDPSSSIPLIRALIHQLRNKMMEANKIHEVKSYMSIIPMLHTLHYAVIQSGVVIPISLYQEVIKCLKELLKLPLPHSAVASNTLRSIEMEMKTPGVLYWKKVLAEQNLKSETFTQQEKVFVFADPAVFSDSMKAEIEACLKMSGFRKNVNNVQKRMIMHVLQAGMESIDRMELASALEALDEAAVKTFFNELNLAVTQSSKGGASTNEEYLNTLQRIYRDIMAASKEGPSSEGDDGFLSSTTLPFPDFNFLLWNENDELCELWNQLSKFTFGTQCSEDDETNDKRDSGIEADLKESSPNKTQDKLKRRGALKPQRSKDKLTLVNEKMEKTMGSTRSSDMSRTAKVVFMGDDRVLGRLTNAYHSIQKKESKHNLLTKKLNLQLYYIPVTDDSSVYSHGDTLPNGDKMSLASHLGQIDPWYQRNILSLVDPISNPADVPSVSDEPSQLNLYVLDTLCYYLRCGTQPANLPLYTVKMISDVEVEEVFVSHLHANIPGSVENAPKKKFMSRRGSNQTPPEAVVLVSCKKLTISQRRDQAITSLRTSGLTITSKPSASTSAQDSLAICFDCLKPEYKGFQAKSIKVEATAHWRFSVCLDRDSRRTNHNVKSIEVAPCLDPGSDIRPLHSFSRELPLSKYLDNVLSLPINTFTGLSM; encoded by the exons ATGGATAATCCCACAG ATGATATGACCCTTCAGGAGATCAACACTCTATTTGGAGACCTTGACTCCGATGGATTCCAGAAAG GAATCTTGACTTGGATCCTTCAAAAGAAACTCGACGTTGACCCTTCCAGTAGCATTCCTTTAATCAGAGCTCTTATCCACCAGCTGAGGAACAAAATGATGGAGGCGAATAAG ATCCATGAAGTGAAGTCCTACATGTCCATCATCCCAATGCTGCACACTCTCCACTATGCAGTCATTCAG TCAGGTGTTGTGATTCCCATCAGCCTGTACCAGGAAGTCATCAAGTGTCTCAAAGAGCTCCTTAAACTGCCATTGCCTCACTCTGCAGTGGCTAGTAACACTCTGAGAAGCATTGAGATGGAAATGAAAACACCAG GAGTTCTCTACTGGAAGAAAGTCCTCGCAGAGCAGAATCTGAAGAGTGAGACTTTCACCCAGCAGGAAAA GGTGTTTGTGTTTGCAGACCCAGCGGTGTTTTCTGATTCAATGAAGGCCGAAATTGAAGCGTGCTTAAAGATGTCTGGCTTTCGCAAGAATGTGAATAACGTGCAGAAAAGAATGATCATGCATGTGCTACAGGCAGGAATGGAGTCGATTGATAGGATGGAACTGGCTTCAGCTCTGGAG GCATTAGATGAAGCAGCTGTGAAGACATTTTTCAATGAGTTGAACCTTGCTGTGACGCAGAGCTCCAAAGGTGGCGCGAGCACGAATGAAGAATATCTGAACACACTGCAGAGGATATACAGAGACATTATGGCTGCCTCTAAAGAAG ggcCTTCATCAGAGGGCGATGATGGCTTCCTGAGCAGCACCACGCTGCCTTTTCCAGACTTTAATTTCCTCCTGTGGAATGAAAATGATGAATTATGCGAGTTAT GGAATCAGTTGTCAAAATTCACCTTTGGCACACAGTGTAGTGAGGATGACgaaacaaatgacaaaagaGACAGTGGGATAGAGGCAGACCTCAAGGAAAGCTCCCCCAACAAAACACAAGACAAACTAAAAAGAAGAGGGGCCTTAAAGCCCCAAAGGTCCAAAGATAAGTTGACTCTGGTCAATGAGAAGATGGAGAAGACAATGGGATCGACAAGGTCTTCTGATATGAGTCGGACGGCCAAAGTGGTTTTCATGGGGGACGATCGCGTGCTGGGAAGGCTGACCAATGCCTACCACTCCATCCA AAAGAAAGAGTCTAAACATAACTTACTGACGAAGAAACTGAACCTGCAGTTGTACTACATCCCCGTCACTGATGACTCCTCCGTCTATTCACAT GGTGATACACTTCCAAACGGAGACAAAATGTCTCTGGCTTCGCATTTAGGACAAATTGATCCATGGTACCAGAGGAACATCCTCAGCCTGGTGGATCCAATCTCCAACCCCGCTGATGTG CCCTCGGTCTCTGATGAGCCGTCACAGCTGAACCTCTATGTGCTGGACACCCTGTGTTACTACCTACGCTGTGGGACTCAACCTGCTAACCTTCCACTCTATACAGTAAAG ATGATCTCTGATGTGGAGGTGGAGGAAGTGTTTGTGTCACATCTGCATGCCAACATTCCAGGAAGTGTAGAAAACGCCCCAA AGAAAAAATTCATGAGCCGAAGGGGCTCGAATCAAACCCCTCCTGAGGCAGTGGTGTTGGTCAGCTGCAAAAAG CTCACAATCAGTCAGCGCCGTGATCAAGCGATTACTTCACTGAGAACGTCTGGTTTGACGATCACGTCTAAGCCATCTGCCTCCACATCAG cccAAGATTCCCTTGCCATATGTTTTGACTGTTTGAAACCTGAATACAAG GGCTTCCAAGCCAAGAGCATCAAAGTTGAAGCCACGGCGCATTGGAGGTTCTCTGTGTGTCTGGACAGAGACTCTCGTCGGACTAACCATAACGTCAAAAG CATTGAGGTGGCTCCATGCTTGGACCCGGGATCCGACATCCGACCGTTGCACAGCTTCAGCAGAGAGCTGCCACTGAGCAAGTACCTGGATAACGTCCTGTCTCTGCCCATCAACACCTTCACTGGTCTGTCCATGTGA